One genomic window of Trichlorobacter lovleyi includes the following:
- the metG gene encoding methionine--tRNA ligase: MKPSFYVTTPIYYVNDVPHIGHAYTTVAADVLARYKRMKGFDVFFLTGSDEHGQKVEKAAQTNGETPLELADRVVKRFQALWEKLGISHNDFIRTTQERHKQGVTHIFKQLMEQGDIYLGEYEDWYCTPCETFWTETQVEDGKCPDCNRPVEKLKEESYFFKMSAYGEKLLAHIEANPDFIQPKTRRNEIISFVKEGLRDLSVSRTSFSWGIPVPGNERHVIYVWFDALTNYISALGYPNADGNYGHYWPADAHLIGKDILRFHTVYWPTFLMAAGLPIPRKVFAHGWWTVEGQKMSKSLQNVVEPNMLIDKYGVDVVRYFLMREVPFGLDGDFSHGSLINRINSDLANDLGNLLSRSTAMLVKYFDGILPAPGAFSELDKTLKAKAEGMITAVDSCMDELAFSKALQSIWDVISAGNKYIDETAPWGLAKDPAKREQLATVMYCLLEAQRLVHSLVAPFMPDTARKALACLGWQQEPAGEDLVWGKLAPGTVIEKAAALFPRIETKEQP; this comes from the coding sequence ATGAAACCATCTTTTTACGTCACCACCCCGATCTATTACGTTAATGACGTGCCCCATATCGGCCATGCCTATACCACTGTCGCGGCTGATGTACTGGCCCGTTACAAGCGGATGAAGGGATTTGATGTCTTTTTTCTGACCGGCAGCGACGAGCATGGGCAGAAGGTTGAAAAGGCAGCCCAGACAAACGGCGAGACCCCGCTTGAACTTGCCGACCGGGTGGTTAAACGCTTTCAGGCCCTGTGGGAAAAACTGGGAATCTCTCACAACGACTTTATCCGCACCACCCAGGAACGTCACAAGCAGGGTGTCACCCATATCTTTAAACAGTTGATGGAGCAAGGCGACATCTATCTGGGGGAATACGAAGACTGGTACTGCACCCCCTGCGAGACCTTCTGGACCGAAACCCAGGTTGAAGATGGCAAATGTCCTGACTGTAACCGTCCGGTTGAGAAGCTGAAGGAAGAATCCTACTTCTTCAAGATGAGCGCCTATGGTGAAAAGCTGCTGGCACATATTGAGGCCAACCCTGACTTTATCCAACCCAAAACCAGGCGCAATGAGATCATCTCTTTTGTCAAAGAAGGGCTACGGGACCTGTCAGTATCCCGTACCTCGTTCTCCTGGGGTATTCCGGTGCCAGGCAATGAACGCCACGTCATCTATGTCTGGTTTGATGCCCTGACCAACTACATCAGCGCGCTCGGGTATCCGAATGCCGATGGCAACTATGGCCATTACTGGCCCGCCGATGCCCACCTGATCGGCAAGGATATCCTGCGTTTCCATACGGTCTACTGGCCGACCTTTCTGATGGCAGCCGGCCTGCCGATTCCCAGGAAGGTCTTTGCCCACGGCTGGTGGACGGTGGAAGGCCAGAAGATGTCAAAGTCGCTGCAGAACGTTGTTGAGCCCAACATGCTGATCGACAAATACGGCGTGGATGTGGTGCGTTACTTCCTGATGCGGGAAGTACCCTTTGGCCTGGATGGTGATTTCTCACACGGGTCACTGATCAACCGGATCAACTCTGACCTGGCCAACGACCTGGGCAACCTGCTATCCCGCTCAACAGCCATGCTGGTCAAATATTTTGACGGCATCCTGCCCGCACCAGGTGCTTTTTCAGAGCTTGATAAAACCTTGAAAGCCAAGGCTGAAGGGATGATTACTGCGGTTGACAGCTGTATGGATGAACTGGCCTTCAGCAAGGCCCTGCAATCAATCTGGGATGTTATTTCAGCCGGCAACAAATACATTGACGAAACCGCTCCCTGGGGTCTTGCCAAAGATCCTGCCAAGCGCGAACAGCTGGCAACGGTCATGTATTGTCTGCTTGAAGCCCAGCGGCTGGTACACTCGCTGGTTGCCCCTTTTATGCCAGACACCGCTCGTAAGGCATTGGCCTGCCTTGGCTGGCAACAGGAACCGGCTGGCGAAGATCTTGTCTGGGGCAAACTTGCTCCGGGGACGGTTATTGAAAAGGCCGCAGCGTTGTTTCCGCGGATTGAGACAAAGGAACAGCCCTGA
- a CDS encoding iron-sulfur cluster biosynthesis family protein, producing MKITDAAKTALEPILAQNPGKLLRVVFEGFGUGGPRLGLALDEPGENDTRMTLNGIELLAEKSLNSFLDGQVIDFVNSGMREGFVISPEFGSSCA from the coding sequence ATGAAGATTACAGATGCGGCAAAGACAGCTCTGGAGCCGATTCTGGCCCAGAACCCCGGCAAACTGCTGCGGGTGGTGTTTGAAGGTTTTGGTTGAGGTGGTCCCCGTCTGGGGCTGGCTCTGGATGAGCCAGGTGAAAATGATACCAGGATGACTTTGAACGGCATTGAGTTGCTTGCAGAAAAAAGCCTGAATTCTTTCCTTGATGGTCAGGTAATTGATTTTGTTAACTCTGGTATGCGTGAGGGATTCGTGATCTCGCCGGAGTTTGGTTCTTCCTGCGCATAG
- a CDS encoding pyrimidine/purine nucleoside phosphorylase, which yields MSEFSGVTVVREANIYFNGAVASHTVLFPDGSKKTLGIMQPGEYTFNTGAAELMEILSGELDLQLAGETGWRRIGGGQSFEVAANSSFTMKVQTVADYCCSFLS from the coding sequence ATGTCAGAGTTTTCAGGTGTCACTGTTGTTCGAGAAGCCAACATCTATTTTAACGGGGCTGTTGCAAGCCATACGGTGCTGTTTCCTGATGGTTCCAAGAAGACCCTGGGAATCATGCAGCCGGGTGAATATACCTTTAATACCGGCGCTGCAGAGCTGATGGAGATACTGAGCGGTGAGCTGGATTTGCAATTGGCCGGTGAGACTGGCTGGAGACGGATTGGCGGCGGTCAGTCGTTTGAGGTGGCCGCTAATTCCTCCTTCACGATGAAGGTTCAGACCGTAGCTGATTACTGCTGCTCTTTTTTGTCATAA
- a CDS encoding DUF2721 domain-containing protein has product MLRTVSDVGTVARAIQLSVAPVFLLTGIGAMLSVMTNRLGRIIDRARLLEARFETAAQEGHRELIRADLATLARRAKLIGQAINLCTTTAFLVCSVIALMFIGTFLELDPSMPVAVLFVCAMLSMVLGLIWFLREIYIATANLRIGPGSQTPPAQ; this is encoded by the coding sequence ATGTTACGGACAGTCTCTGATGTGGGCACTGTCGCCCGTGCCATTCAGCTCTCGGTGGCTCCGGTCTTTCTGTTAACCGGTATCGGCGCGATGCTCTCGGTCATGACCAACCGACTGGGACGGATCATTGACCGAGCCCGCCTGCTTGAAGCCCGTTTTGAAACTGCCGCGCAAGAAGGCCACAGGGAACTTATCCGGGCTGACCTTGCGACACTGGCACGCCGTGCCAAGCTGATCGGTCAGGCCATCAATCTCTGTACGACCACGGCCTTCCTGGTCTGCAGCGTTATTGCGCTGATGTTCATCGGCACGTTTCTGGAACTTGATCCCTCGATGCCGGTGGCGGTCCTGTTTGTCTGCGCCATGCTCTCCATGGTGTTGGGGCTGATCTGGTTTTTGCGAGAGATCTATATTGCCACGGCCAATCTCAGGATCGGTCCAGGGTCACAGACACCGCCAGCTCAGTAG
- the recG gene encoding ATP-dependent DNA helicase RecG — protein MTKLQVDHTGALLIPAKELMQLGLQPGDCVGIEANDAGVLLRKQVTVALPADSVQQAIAHKNLATGIRFIKGVGPKLAELLAKRGIHTVEDALFCLPHRYEDRRQLIPIRQLKPGITQVFQGAVVSAESTATRGGRKVFEAVVQDESASIVLKWFHANGVWMKRTWQVGRQGVFTGEVSSFGWKPEVHHPDVEWLEKDADVNAVMAADPVNFGRIVPVYPLTEGLHQKGMRRVMRQVVDTFLPNLENILPQSLLETYQYLPLREALGQVHLPPSDAPLIDLNEGRTLAHRSLAFDEFFFWELGLALKKRGVTLEEGISFQVTHRYTKELVKLLPFQLTAAQRRVLSEIKADMMASHPMHRLVQGDVGSGKTLVALMAALVAVENEYQVAIMAPTEILAEQHWHNIHHWCEQLGVNVVLLTSGMRGKIKKEALQQVADGRASIVIGTHAVIQDKVEFHRLGLGIVDEQHRFGVLQRGVLKKKGANPDILVMTATPIPRTLAMTLFGDLALSVIDELPPGRTPINTKIYFESRRKQVYEMIHQEIGLGRQAYVIYPLVEESEKSDLKAATQMAEHLQADIFPGLRLGLLHGRMKPEEKEAVMASFKKRELDILVATTVIEVGIDVPNATLMVIEHAERFGLSQLHQLRGRVGRGSHRSSCILLTAGKLSEDGEKRLRVMEATTDGFRIAEADLEIRGPGDFLGTRQSGMPDFRVASILRDGAILEQARSAAAKLLERDEQLHSSEGQRILQELLQRWGKRLELAGIA, from the coding sequence ATGACAAAACTTCAGGTTGATCATACTGGTGCCTTGTTAATTCCTGCCAAGGAACTGATGCAGCTTGGCCTCCAGCCGGGCGATTGTGTGGGGATTGAAGCCAATGATGCAGGGGTCCTGTTGCGTAAACAGGTTACAGTTGCACTTCCTGCAGACTCCGTTCAACAGGCAATTGCACATAAAAATCTGGCCACCGGTATCCGGTTTATCAAAGGAGTCGGTCCAAAATTGGCGGAACTGCTCGCCAAGCGTGGTATTCATACGGTTGAAGATGCCCTGTTCTGTCTGCCGCACCGTTATGAAGACCGCCGTCAACTCATCCCCATCAGACAGTTAAAACCGGGAATAACCCAGGTCTTTCAAGGTGCTGTTGTTTCTGCTGAAAGTACGGCAACCAGAGGAGGCCGCAAGGTCTTTGAGGCGGTGGTGCAGGATGAGAGCGCCAGTATTGTGCTGAAGTGGTTTCATGCCAACGGTGTCTGGATGAAACGGACCTGGCAGGTGGGGCGGCAAGGGGTCTTTACCGGTGAGGTGAGCAGTTTTGGGTGGAAACCTGAAGTGCATCATCCCGATGTAGAGTGGTTGGAAAAAGATGCCGATGTAAATGCCGTAATGGCTGCTGATCCGGTCAATTTCGGGCGGATTGTGCCGGTCTACCCTTTAACGGAAGGTCTGCACCAGAAGGGGATGCGGCGGGTGATGCGCCAGGTGGTGGATACCTTTCTGCCCAATCTGGAAAATATTCTGCCTCAATCCCTGTTGGAAACGTATCAGTATCTTCCGCTGCGGGAAGCACTTGGCCAGGTCCACCTGCCGCCATCAGATGCGCCTCTGATTGATCTGAATGAAGGTCGTACTCTGGCCCACCGATCTTTGGCCTTTGATGAGTTCTTTTTCTGGGAACTTGGTTTGGCATTAAAGAAACGGGGGGTAACCCTGGAAGAAGGGATCTCCTTCCAGGTTACCCATCGCTATACCAAAGAGCTGGTAAAATTGCTGCCATTTCAGTTGACTGCTGCCCAACGGCGGGTGTTGTCGGAGATCAAGGCCGATATGATGGCTTCCCACCCGATGCATCGTCTGGTGCAGGGGGATGTGGGCAGTGGCAAGACACTGGTGGCACTGATGGCAGCCCTGGTGGCAGTGGAAAACGAGTACCAGGTGGCAATCATGGCCCCCACCGAGATCCTGGCTGAGCAGCACTGGCATAATATTCACCATTGGTGTGAACAGCTGGGGGTCAACGTCGTGTTGCTTACCTCCGGTATGCGGGGCAAAATCAAGAAAGAGGCGCTGCAACAGGTTGCGGATGGCCGGGCTTCCATCGTGATCGGCACCCATGCCGTGATTCAGGATAAGGTTGAGTTCCACCGTCTGGGGTTAGGGATTGTGGATGAGCAGCACCGTTTTGGTGTTCTGCAGCGCGGCGTTCTAAAGAAAAAGGGTGCTAATCCTGATATTCTGGTGATGACCGCCACCCCGATTCCCCGTACCCTGGCTATGACCTTGTTTGGTGACCTCGCTCTGTCAGTCATTGATGAACTGCCACCGGGTAGAACACCAATTAATACAAAGATATACTTTGAATCACGCCGTAAACAGGTTTACGAGATGATCCACCAGGAGATTGGCCTGGGTCGTCAGGCATACGTTATCTATCCTCTGGTTGAAGAGTCTGAAAAGTCTGACCTGAAGGCCGCAACTCAGATGGCTGAACATCTACAGGCTGACATTTTTCCTGGACTCAGGCTGGGGCTGTTGCATGGCCGGATGAAGCCGGAGGAAAAGGAGGCGGTGATGGCCTCCTTCAAAAAGCGGGAGCTGGATATCCTGGTGGCCACTACCGTGATTGAGGTGGGGATCGATGTGCCGAATGCCACCCTGATGGTAATCGAACATGCCGAGCGTTTTGGTCTTTCTCAACTGCATCAGTTACGGGGCAGGGTAGGGCGGGGAAGTCACCGTTCCAGCTGTATACTGTTAACAGCGGGTAAGCTGTCTGAAGATGGAGAAAAACGGCTCAGGGTGATGGAGGCCACCACCGATGGCTTCAGGATTGCCGAGGCCGATCTTGAAATCCGTGGCCCGGGCGATTTTCTCGGTACGCGCCAATCCGGTATGCCTGATTTCAGAGTGGCAAGTATTCTGAGGGATGGTGCCATATTGGAGCAGGCTAGGTCTGCTGCCGCTAAATTACTTGAACGGGATGAACAGCTGCATTCATCTGAAGGACAACGAATACTCCAGGAACTGTTGCAACGCTGGGGTAAACGGCTGGAGCTGGCAGGTATCGCATGA
- a CDS encoding glycosyltransferase family 9 protein codes for MIRQLKVKYPNIQITILAERRNAGVFALVPSVDLLYCYDRPAEFWRAVRDKYDVVIDTEQWHRLSAVIARLIRSPIKIGFATNERRRMFTHALPYSHDEYEVSSFKRLLEPLTDVSEQTEATIPFLTIPVTSKESARKLLATLGDKPFVTIFPGASIPERRWGADRFRAVAAALVQKGYGVVVVGGTVDRTDAQTIADESGLDLAGRTSLAETAAVISRSALLISADSGLLHVAIGLGVPTVSLFGPGRALKWAPRGKLHTVINKNLSCSPCTSFGTTPPCPYNARCMQEISVSEVIDHCVKQIEHTAG; via the coding sequence GTGATCCGCCAACTTAAAGTCAAGTACCCCAATATTCAAATCACTATCTTGGCAGAACGCCGCAATGCCGGTGTGTTTGCCCTGGTTCCGTCTGTAGACCTGCTGTATTGTTACGACAGACCTGCTGAATTCTGGCGTGCAGTACGTGATAAATATGATGTTGTCATTGATACCGAACAGTGGCACCGTCTTTCGGCTGTTATAGCCCGGCTGATACGGTCTCCCATCAAGATCGGTTTTGCTACCAATGAGCGACGGCGGATGTTTACCCATGCGCTGCCGTACTCCCATGATGAGTATGAAGTCTCTAGTTTTAAACGTCTGCTAGAACCGCTTACGGACGTGTCAGAGCAGACTGAAGCCACGATTCCGTTCCTGACCATTCCTGTAACTTCAAAAGAATCTGCTCGAAAGCTGCTTGCAACTTTGGGTGATAAGCCTTTTGTAACTATATTCCCCGGTGCCTCTATCCCGGAGCGTCGTTGGGGGGCTGATCGGTTCAGGGCTGTGGCAGCTGCGCTTGTACAAAAAGGATATGGGGTGGTCGTGGTGGGAGGAACCGTTGACCGGACAGATGCTCAAACCATTGCAGATGAGTCAGGACTGGATCTGGCAGGACGGACCTCTCTTGCAGAGACTGCTGCTGTGATTTCCCGCTCTGCCCTGCTTATCAGCGCTGATTCTGGTCTGCTGCATGTTGCAATAGGATTGGGGGTGCCGACAGTTTCCCTGTTCGGTCCAGGCCGCGCCCTTAAATGGGCTCCGCGTGGGAAGCTGCATACTGTTATCAATAAAAATCTTTCCTGTTCTCCCTGTACTTCCTTTGGCACGACCCCACCATGCCCGTATAATGCTCGCTGTATGCAGGAAATCAGTGTGTCTGAGGTGATTGACCACTGTGTAAAGCAGATTGAACATACTGCTGGCTGA
- a CDS encoding protoporphyrinogen/coproporphyrinogen oxidase, producing MCYHILILGAGPCGLGAAYHLNKLGYTNWQLYERNSYVGGLSASFADDKGFTWDIGGHVLFSHYDCFDNAVAEALGDAYYEHQRESWVRILQTWVPYPFQNNVRHLPDDALRACIEGLRNLKGNPLQATNFREWMDAVFGNGIVTYFMEPYNRKVWGTPLEQMSKDWIAERVSMVDLSRIEKNITEGRDDLSWGPNNTFKFPERGGTGAIYEGIADRFRDKIHLNHEMQEIDLDARQVRFTNGKVEAYDLLITTLPLDLFVKSCVSIPEAVVSAAEGLTHNGGLIVGLGFKGRRDDTKCWMYFPESSSPFYRVTNFHNYSRHNVPGGAIDRHYSLMCETTYSLHKPQDKNSIVDETVQGLSNSGMISDAAKEQIASRYLIDIPYSYPVPTLSRNSALQTIQPYLEDQGVYSRGRFGAWKYEVGNMDHSFMQGVEVVDRILRQGSEPTVNGTAL from the coding sequence ATGTGCTATCACATCCTCATCCTCGGCGCAGGCCCATGCGGTCTTGGTGCTGCCTATCATCTTAATAAACTGGGCTATACCAACTGGCAACTGTATGAGCGCAATTCCTACGTTGGAGGTCTGTCTGCGTCTTTTGCGGATGACAAAGGTTTTACCTGGGACATCGGCGGGCATGTCCTCTTCTCTCACTACGACTGTTTTGACAACGCTGTTGCTGAAGCCCTGGGTGATGCGTACTACGAACACCAGCGTGAAAGCTGGGTCCGCATCCTGCAAACCTGGGTGCCGTACCCGTTTCAGAACAACGTCCGCCATCTCCCGGATGACGCCTTACGAGCGTGTATCGAAGGTCTACGTAACCTTAAAGGCAATCCATTGCAAGCAACCAACTTTCGCGAATGGATGGATGCTGTCTTTGGCAATGGTATTGTCACGTATTTCATGGAACCCTATAACCGCAAGGTATGGGGCACACCGCTTGAACAGATGAGCAAGGATTGGATTGCTGAACGGGTCAGCATGGTGGATTTGTCTCGTATTGAAAAGAACATTACTGAGGGACGGGATGATCTGAGCTGGGGGCCGAATAACACCTTCAAATTCCCTGAACGTGGCGGTACCGGTGCAATTTATGAAGGGATTGCAGACCGGTTCAGAGACAAAATTCATCTGAACCATGAAATGCAGGAAATAGACCTTGATGCAAGACAGGTCAGGTTCACCAATGGCAAGGTGGAAGCGTACGATCTGTTGATTACGACGCTTCCACTGGATCTATTTGTTAAGTCATGTGTCTCTATACCAGAAGCAGTTGTCTCTGCAGCTGAGGGGCTTACCCATAATGGTGGCCTGATTGTCGGGCTTGGGTTTAAAGGTCGCCGGGACGATACAAAGTGCTGGATGTATTTTCCTGAATCAAGTAGTCCTTTCTATCGCGTTACCAATTTTCACAACTATTCGCGCCACAATGTACCGGGTGGTGCCATAGATCGACATTATTCGCTCATGTGTGAGACAACGTACTCTCTCCATAAACCTCAGGACAAGAACTCAATTGTTGATGAAACAGTGCAAGGGCTTAGCAATAGCGGCATGATCTCGGACGCTGCCAAGGAACAGATTGCCAGTCGCTACCTCATTGATATTCCTTATTCCTATCCAGTGCCTACCCTTTCCCGCAATAGTGCCTTGCAGACTATCCAGCCATATCTTGAGGACCAGGGGGTGTATTCGCGCGGCCGGTTCGGAGCCTGGAAGTATGAAGTTGGCAATATGGATCACAGCTTTATGCAGGGAGTAGAGGTGGTGGACCGGATACTACGCCAAGGTTCAGAACCTACGGTAAACGGTACTGCGTTGTGA
- a CDS encoding glycosyltransferase family 2 protein, with protein sequence MTSDLLEIILITYNRSTFLERTMRELADSPFRDYKITLLDNCSSDATPEVCAALKEAFPRLNVVRHPKNIGGNANYLRAIELSTSPYTWIVCDDDTFDFSASDEVIDAIVAGRDDLILVRPVTDGGVERIGRTTAQALVADDYMFYFSLSFFPAIIFRTALFDSECLMHGYRLIPDSYPQFEFINKAVRENFSVLIPETPMVIRNDVNVSTFSPLSWYKAWITCCRTITDHELKKETVSQATRLRGFVKSLGFWIALEKKINKHDFYHKVTTVFVSLDLPHKLLFLMFIPVIVIPLPFKLLIVARQFVYWLLRVPKNQIPPVEFDHQL encoded by the coding sequence ATGACTAGCGACCTGCTAGAAATAATACTCATCACCTACAACCGATCGACCTTTCTTGAGAGGACCATGCGTGAGTTGGCAGACAGCCCTTTCAGGGACTACAAGATAACCCTGCTTGACAACTGCTCCAGCGATGCCACCCCAGAAGTGTGCGCTGCCTTGAAGGAAGCCTTTCCGCGGTTAAATGTCGTTCGGCACCCCAAGAACATCGGGGGCAACGCCAACTATCTGCGGGCTATCGAGCTCTCCACTTCCCCCTATACCTGGATTGTATGCGACGACGATACTTTTGATTTCTCAGCTTCCGACGAGGTGATCGACGCCATCGTGGCAGGGAGAGATGACCTCATCCTGGTTCGTCCTGTCACCGACGGTGGCGTCGAGCGGATCGGGCGCACTACTGCCCAAGCTCTCGTCGCTGATGATTACATGTTCTATTTCAGCTTGAGCTTCTTCCCTGCGATCATTTTTCGCACCGCGCTTTTTGACAGTGAGTGCCTCATGCACGGCTACCGACTCATTCCAGATAGCTATCCTCAGTTCGAGTTCATTAACAAAGCTGTGCGGGAGAACTTCTCTGTGTTGATACCTGAGACGCCGATGGTGATCAGGAACGATGTCAACGTTTCGACCTTCTCGCCGTTGTCGTGGTATAAAGCATGGATAACCTGCTGCCGAACCATCACTGACCACGAACTGAAGAAGGAGACGGTGTCTCAGGCAACCAGACTGCGCGGTTTTGTTAAATCCTTGGGGTTCTGGATCGCACTAGAAAAAAAGATTAACAAGCACGATTTCTATCACAAGGTCACAACTGTTTTTGTATCGCTCGATCTGCCTCACAAATTGCTGTTCTTGATGTTCATTCCGGTGATAGTAATTCCCCTACCATTCAAGCTGCTTATTGTAGCGCGACAGTTCGTCTATTGGCTGCTAAGGGTACCAAAAAATCAGATACCGCCGGTCGAGTTTGATCATCAGCTATAG